CCCATTCACTATGGAAGATCGTTCCACGAACTCGCCAATCCTCGCTGGTTTCGCTCCGATCCTGCACTGGCCTGGGGGTTTTATGGCCATCGGCTTAAGCTCTATCAGGCTACTGTGCCGCACGAAGGCTTCGCCATACTGTTGAATTGGGCTGAACGGATGCCTGCAGGCTATTTTGTCTTTACCAGCAATGTCGATGGCCACTTCCAGAAAGCAGGTTTCGATGCCGAGCGGATATTTGAATGTCATGGCTCCATCAATTTCCTGCAGTGTCAGAAACCTTGTCATGAAGAAATCTGGCAGGCAGATGCATCGACATTCGATGTTGAGATGAATACACTGCGTGCCGTCGGCCAACTGCCTGTTTGTAGATCTTGTCAGCTGATAGCCAGGCCAAATGCGTTGTTGTTTGGTGATGGTCACTGGCTCGATATCCGTAGTCGTGAGCAAGCGAGCCGATATTCGCAATGGTTAAGACAAGTGCAGGGCAAATACGTCGTCGCCATCGAGTTAGGTGCGGGTACTGCCATCCCGACGGTTCGTTATGAATGTGAAGCTAGGGCTTCTACTCTGATTCGGATCAACCCGCGAGAAGCGGAAGTGAGAAATGGCGGTATTTCTCTTTCATTTGGAGCGTTATTGGCATTGAAGTCTATCAACGAACTCATGTAATCGTCTGTCACAAGGAGTTTCCATGTCGGCTATCACATACTTCATTCTCATGCATTTGGTTTTTCATCCAACCCAGGATAACGTGGACAAGACAAAACAGGAACTCATTGCAGCAGACCGCGAATTCTGCAAGACGGTCACCGCAAAAGGCATTGATGGCTGGATGAGTTTCATGGCCAGCGATGCAGCCAGGCTTGGGCCAATAGGCAGCAAGTTTGTTACCGGTGCTGTCAACATCCGCAAGCAGGATAGTCCACTGTTTGCCAATCCACAGGTGAAGTTGTTATGGGAACCTGTTGATGCCCATGCATTTGCTGATGGTAGATCGGGCATCACCACAGGTAAATACCGGCTGGTCGAAAAATCTGCCGATGGGAAGGAAACAACAAAATCCCAAGGCGCCTACGTCACCACCTGGCGAAAGGATACAGCAGGCTGGAAGGTGATCTTTGATACGGGGGTGCCGGAGGAGAGGAAGTAACAGGTTTGATTTAAGTATTAACGGCAAGTACGCCGTCCGTTGAGTACTCCTGTATTCTTGAAATGGTCTTTTCCAAAAAGCCTGACTGCAACGTAATAGATGATTGCAATGACTGGTCCAGCTTTTCGAAGTAAACACCTATAAAAACATCTATCGAAAAATGCTCTATCTTCTTCAATTCCTCCTTCATCATAATCGAGGTCATGTTTGCAACAGCAGACCGCCCACCAGCCATCAGGAGAATAAGAGCAATGGTCTACTGATGAATCACAGAGTGGCTGAAGATGTTTCAGTTCCTGGTGCTTTTCCAGCATCTTTACCTGGCAGGCAGACAAATAGAAGTGGAAGAGAACTTTCGACATCAGCTTGACTCGCCTGCGGTGCAGGATACTTGCTTTCGACTTGTTTTTGATCAAATCTTTCTGGTTCCAGTAATGAGCAAAATCAATGCAGTCTCGATTTCTTATGTACCGCATAGCTAACGACTTACCACGTTCATCTTCCATCATCAACCATTCTTCAGACTCTAGGCCAAAGACGCGGAAGGCACTTGGTTCCAGCGACAAGAGGGGAAAAGTTGCTCGGACGATCTCCCTTCCGTCTTTAGTTGAGACAATAATTTCCTGGGCGGTATTCGTTGTCGATGATCCGAAACTGTACGACTGCTTGGCCATGGTAACTCCTCTTCTTGAATGTTCAAATAAAGTTCTGCTATCAACAAAGCGTAATTCCCCATCGATCAATGACAGGTTTCTGGAATTTATTGAAGGAAAATTCTGGGGTGCAATGGTTACTCGGTAGATAAGAAATCGCACGATCCAAGACGTGCGATTTCCATGGCAACAGCATACACTGTATGAAGTGAGGACTTTACCAAGATACGCGATTCTTACGCTTTCAGCGTCTCATCGTGTCTGCCGTGACTGGGTGGCAGATCACCCCGATGTACATTGGCTAGCGCTGCTTTTGCACCAGAGCGTTTCTCTGCATCATTGTCTTCCCATTCAATGCTCACTGCACCGTCGAATCCGGCGCGGTTGAGTTCGATCATGATTTCTTCAACACTATTGGCATCACGCTGGGTGCCTGCGGTGACGAAGTTCCAGCCGTTCAGTTTGGAACCCATGGGACGATGGCCACCTAAGCGGCCAGCTCTGGTGTGTTCCTTGGCGACCCAGACACCTTTGATGTGGGCGCAGTGGATGTGTTCGCCATATTCACGAATGAATTCCACCACCGAGACGCCTTGCCATTCCATGTGGCTGCCATCGAGGTTGAAGCCGACGACCTTGTCGTAACCGGCTTTATGCATGAAGCGGAGGTAGTCGCCTGCTGATTCGAGATCGCCCATCGCCCGTTCGCTGGGGTGGCATTCGAGGTCAAAGGTGACGCCAAGCTGTTTGCACAAATCGAGGAACGGAGCGAAACGCTCAGCGATTAACTCAAGCGAAACGTCAATGGCATCAGGAATAGCATGGCCACCAATGCTCTTGGGGCGCGGGGGAAATTCAAAGAAGTGGCTCCAGGCATGGGCGGGGGAGCCTGTGAAGCCAGGGAGGCATACTTTGCGATCCTGCAGTTTGCCCAGATGATGGGCGAGCCGGGCGGTGGCGCATAGTGCATCCAGTGATTGTTGGTGGATCAACTTGCCTACTTCTTCGGGCACATAGTAGGGGTTTTCTCTAGGCGGATTCTTTCCCGATGCTCGCCACTTCTTGTACGCTTCCACGGCCTCCCCGCCACAGAATTGCAGCGTCTTGGCAGATGGTTCATCGCCCAGTGCCTGGCCCTGAAGATGTACTGCAACGGTGAAGATTTCCAAACCGCGTTTCTTTGCCTTCGCCACTCGTTCGGCAGCATAGGCAGCAGCGCCGGCATCGGTGGCGCACTTGGCGAGGTCGAGTTCCCACGATGCTTCTTCCCAGCCATCGAACCCAGTCTGAGCGATGAAGTCGAGCCACTGATCTTCAGGGATGTCGCCGAACTGGCCACGAACCAAGCCGATCTGATGATAGGAATGTTTGCCGTTACAATGCGATTTGGTCTGGTGGAAACCCATAGTTGCTCTCAGCCGTCAGCTATTTGCTTTCAGCTTCCTTTTACAAGTTACGAAGTTGTCACGAAGAGTATGAGGTTTGTTACTGACAGAGTCAACAAACTTCTTATCAACTTTGAATCATCTGAAAATGGTTGATTACGGTGGCAGACTGGATGCCTTTTGAAAAATCGTTCCAGTACGATCTGCCAGTTGCTGTCTGGTTGGCATTTTCCATGGTGCTTTGAATGGTGGCTTGGTTGCACTACCGGGAGTATTTAACGTGGTTGTGTTGGTAGTTTTTGTCTGACCGGTTTGCGTCAGAGTTCTGTTGCTTGATGTCGAAGGCTTGAGGGTAACTGTTTCACGCTTCCTTGTGGTCGGAAAACTGCTGCGGGGATGTGCCAGCACAAGTAAATCACTGGTAGTCAAAGTGGGGGCTGAGGCCTTCATTAACACCACCATGCCTGCAAAGTAGGCTGCTGCATTAGAAGCGCCGGTGCTGGTCAGGCCGTTGGTGAAGGTTGCCCGGGCATCTTCAATAATCACATCGGGCTTGCGACGATGATCTGCCGTTGCTCCACTTGAACTGGCCAACGTGGTATCGCCAACGGTAAGAACCAGGGGATTGTCGGCAGGCGGATAGATTTCCCCTTTGCCGTTGTAATCAATGAACGGCACCGCTTCGATGGCTTCGCCAGTCTTGGGATCAGCTGCTTCATCCCGGCTGGCCTGCACCAGCACCCGCAGGCGATCTTCATTTCGCCAGGCACCGGGTGTACTGGTTCGAATTTTGATTCGATACTCGCCTGCTGGCAGATCGTTCAGTTGAATGCGTTCACGTGGATTACGCGATTCTCCCTGCCGGGCTGGTCGATTGGTAACCTGCTTCAATTCGGAAGATGCTATCCGCAGTCCCTTGTTGTTTTCCACAAACAGATCGAGGTCTTTGAAGGTGCC
The DNA window shown above is from Planctomycetia bacterium and carries:
- a CDS encoding NAD-dependent protein deacetylase, with protein sequence MLENYRQAAQALKEADALLIGAGAGMGVDSGLPDFRGDAGFWKAYPIHYGRSFHELANPRWFRSDPALAWGFYGHRLKLYQATVPHEGFAILLNWAERMPAGYFVFTSNVDGHFQKAGFDAERIFECHGSINFLQCQKPCHEEIWQADASTFDVEMNTLRAVGQLPVCRSCQLIARPNALLFGDGHWLDIRSREQASRYSQWLRQVQGKYVVAIELGAGTAIPTVRYECEARASTLIRINPREAEVRNGGISLSFGALLALKSINELM
- a CDS encoding DUF4440 domain-containing protein, whose amino-acid sequence is MSAITYFILMHLVFHPTQDNVDKTKQELIAADREFCKTVTAKGIDGWMSFMASDAARLGPIGSKFVTGAVNIRKQDSPLFANPQVKLLWEPVDAHAFADGRSGITTGKYRLVEKSADGKETTKSQGAYVTTWRKDTAGWKVIFDTGVPEERK
- a CDS encoding sugar phosphate isomerase/epimerase — protein: MGFHQTKSHCNGKHSYHQIGLVRGQFGDIPEDQWLDFIAQTGFDGWEEASWELDLAKCATDAGAAAYAAERVAKAKKRGLEIFTVAVHLQGQALGDEPSAKTLQFCGGEAVEAYKKWRASGKNPPRENPYYVPEEVGKLIHQQSLDALCATARLAHHLGKLQDRKVCLPGFTGSPAHAWSHFFEFPPRPKSIGGHAIPDAIDVSLELIAERFAPFLDLCKQLGVTFDLECHPSERAMGDLESAGDYLRFMHKAGYDKVVGFNLDGSHMEWQGVSVVEFIREYGEHIHCAHIKGVWVAKEHTRAGRLGGHRPMGSKLNGWNFVTAGTQRDANSVEEIMIELNRAGFDGAVSIEWEDNDAEKRSGAKAALANVHRGDLPPSHGRHDETLKA
- a CDS encoding S8/S53 family peptidase, translated to MNRLAAMLLLCAQLLGDLSAQESTAVARLANIDLVHQKLGISKDYLDLPRIDNIKIAILDYGFDGMDGKRTYLPASTVIVEHYDKAFIEKHQLGDPAYSKPFAPGNTHGRFMAQIIWGVTGHQPKGPRFYLLNANGPTLFRRAVKYAIEAQVDIILFSGVFEGAGNGDGRGFLNQVVSEALSAGIIWINAAGNYGRRTYEGPVTPSNTGELYFAGRPDPNALRFRNRLDENTITITLTWNDYRSVEDAGTFKDLDLFVENNKGLRIASSELKQVTNRPARQGESRNPRERIQLNDLPAGEYRIKIRTSTPGAWRNEDRLRVLVQASRDEAADPKTGEAIEAVPFIDYNGKGEIYPPADNPLVLTVGDTTLASSSGATADHRRKPDVIIEDARATFTNGLTSTGASNAAAYFAGMVVLMKASAPTLTTSDLLVLAHPRSSFPTTRKRETVTLKPSTSSNRTLTQTGQTKTTNTTTLNTPGSATKPPFKAPWKMPTRQQLADRTGTIFQKASSLPP